From Pseudoramibacter sp.:
ATACGGATGTGGACGGCGTGTACGATGCGGACCCGCGCATTGTGCCGGATGCCAAAAAAATCGATGAAATATCGTACAAAGAAGTGTTGGAAATGGCCAGTCTCGGTGCAGGGGTGCTGCATACCCGTTCGGTGGAACTGGCTGAAAAATACAAATTGCCGTTAGTGGTTCGTTCATCTTTTAATGACAATCCAGGAACCCTGATCAAGGAGGAAGTAAATCGTATGGAAAAGGTGTTAATTCGAGGCATTGCCCTTGATGAAGATATTGCAAAAATTTCAATTCTGGAAGTGCCGGACAAACCGGGCATTGCTTTCCGTCTGTTCTCATTTTTGGCTGCACAGAATATTCACGTCGATATGATCGTTCAGAACGTCAACCGGACAGCCGTCAACGATATTTCTTTTACGGTCAATGTCGATGAACTGCAGAAAGCCGTGGAAGTGTCTCAGAAATTTGCTTTCGATGTCGGCGCCCAGAAGGTTGAATTTGACCAGGGTGTCGCCAAACTTTCCATTGTCGGAACCGGCATTGTGGCCAACGCGGAAATTGCCAGCCAGTTCTTTGAAGCACTCTATGAACTCGGCATCAATATCCTGACGATTTCAACGTCCGAAATCAAAATCAGCTGTTTAATCGACAAGGACAGAGCTAAAGAAGCGATGGTTCACATCCACAAGAAATTTGAAATGTAAGCGCATTAAAAAATCCCGAATGTATTGAATCCAATACATTCGGGATTTTTTTAGGCCTTTATTTGGATAAGTTTTTAAATTTTTCCCGGACGCCTTTGATGTCGCCGCAGTACATCTGGCCTTCGGGACAGGGCCCGGTCAGACAGGAGGGGCCGGCGTCGGCAAAGAGGGTCGGCGCGACGGGCTTGACCAGTTTTAACATCTGGGTGGCACATTCACGGATTTCCCACTGGGCCCGGTTGCAGCAGCGCAGATTAAAGAAGTGAAGCAGTTCCCGGGCGTTCATGGTGACGATGATTTTCGTTTCGCAGGCGTTTGGCAAAACGTAGCGGGCATCTTCGTAAGCTTTTTTCTGGGCAGCAGTCCGGGCTTCTTTTTCGGATTTTCCCTGGGCTGTCAGGGTTTTGAGATGATGGGCGGTCAGCTGATCGACCAGGGTGTCATAAGCTTTCTGGTCATCGGCCATGGTTTTTAGAAATAAAGCCTTTGCCTCAGGAATTTCTGCGATGGCAGGGGGCACAACGTAGTGAAACTGCCCTTCTGCGACGTAGCGCTGGGATTTCTGGCTGTAGCTGGCGAGACGGTGGCGCACCAGCTGGTGGGTGAGAGAGCGGCTGACGCCTTCGATGCCAAAGGTAAAACTGATGTGTTCGACGGGCGACATGTGCCCGTAGTTGGACAGCCGGTCCAGAAAAGCCTTCACTTTTTCAGGGGTCTGCTTTTCAGTCAAGTCTTCGATGTCGGCGCTGGAGTAGCACAGCTTGGCGGCAGAGGCGACGACTTTTTCAGGATCCGGCGTGTGGGCGAGTAAAATGACGTTTAATTTTGTTTCCATGGGTCCTCCTGCAATTTTTTATCGGCATCAGCCAATTAATTAATTTCGATTTGTATTATAATTATAACATGAAACCATATCAAACAAAATTTCCGTACCGCATTGTACCGGAACACGAAAAAAAATATCAGTTCACCACCGGCGAACTGCATAAATACCGCGGGCATTATTATCCGCTGGTGATCAAGCCGGTGTCCGGCGCCTCTGAAGAGAAAGCTGAAATTGCCCAGGGGCATCTTGTGATCTATTCCGCAAAGCCCCATCATCCGGCGGCTAATGCCGCCATTTTGGATGAATGGTACTACCACCAGGCCAAGGCGCTTTTTGCCGGCATGGTGGCCAAGGCGATGCTCAATGCCAGACCCTATATTCATACGGAAGTGCCCCGGCTTAAAATTAAGCGCATGATCGATCAGTGGGGGGCGTGCAATCCGAGAACCGGGCTTTTAATCTTAAACCTGGAACTCATCAAAGTGCCCGACGCGTGCACCGCTTTTGTCGCTCAGCACGAGGTTCTGCATTTGAAATACCCAAGCCACAACACGGCTTTTTTCACGGCGATGAAAACACTGATGCCGGATTGGGTGGAACGGGAAAAAATATTAAAAGAATTTTATCCCGTGTGATGATTTTTTATATTTTTGACGGCAATACAAAAGGCGTTCTGAGTTTTTTCAGAACGCCTTTTGTATTTGACTTTTATTGGGGATAAATTAAACGGCTTTCGTCGATGTGGTCGAGCACTTCGGTTAAGAATTTTTTGGATTCGTATTTGGCCATGTTCAGGTTTTGATCCAGATAGTTGCCGCAGTCTTTGGCCGCAGCGCCGGGCACATCGCCTTCGTAATCGGCCATGAACGCGTAGAGATCCCGGACCAGAGGCACCACGTCCTTGGAATCGAGATCGCCTTTCATCACGAGGTAATAGCCGGTGCGGCAGCCCATGGGGCCGAAATAGATGATCTGATTTGAAATTTTTGGATCATTTCTCAGATAGGTGGCGCCGAGGTGTTCGATGGTGTGGCATTCCGCCGTGTTGAGCACCGGTTCGCGGTTCGGCGCTTTCATCCGGATGTCAAAGGTGGTGACGATCTGGTCGCCGACCTGGTCCTTTCTGGAAACGTAAATGCCGCGTTTGAGTTTTAAGTGATTCACTGTAAAGCTGGGTATTTTTTTGAGTTCTGCCATGTTATTGGCCTCCTTTGTTCAGATTTGTGAGGTAGCGGTTCAGAGTTTCAAGGTAGTGGAGCTGAATGCCGCCGTGGGCGCGGATTAAATACTGAGATTCAAATGCCGCGTAGGGAATGGACTTGCGCCCGCCTTTTTTGGCCCCGTTCCAATAATGCATCAGGACTTCAAAGGGCAGAAGAAAATACTGATCGGTCTGCTTAAAATAGACGATTAAAAATGCCAGGCCGTCCTGCTTTTGAAAGGCTTCCATAAAAGCCACCTGATGTTCATGAATGTTGTACAGCGGCAGGTTTTTGAGATGGGTTTCCTTGGCGTCAAAACACACGGGAATGCCCTGGACGTTGCCGACGTAATCGACGGTGCTTTTCGCGTCGAAATAGGCGAGCTTGATGACGCCTTTCTGCTGGTCGAGCTTGACCGGGGTGATGGCGGTCGGAATTTTCTGCATGACGGCCAGACCGTGTTCCAGATAATAGCGGTTGCTCTGATTGATCAGATCTTCTAAAACGGAGCCCCTCAGGCCCCGGGTGTGCCAATATCCCATCGCTTATTCGCCTCTTTTCCCGCAAAGCTTCACGTCCCATTGTAACGCATCTAAGATCTGATTGAAAGCCGGATCTGTGACAGGCGCTTCGATATCGAAATGCAGTGCTTTGGAGTCCAGTGAATAGCGCATGGCGTGAAGCAGCGGGTGGCTGAGGCCGTATTGGCGTTTCAGCCTGCGGTTGGCTTCGGCGGAACCGTATTTGACGTCGCCGACGATCGGATGGCCCAGATGGGCGAGCTGCACCCGGATCTGGTGGGTCTTGCCGGTATACAGCCTGATTTTAAGCAGGGTGTAATGCCCATTGCTTTTAATGGGGGTGTAGCGGAGCAGCGCACGTTTGCTTTCGCTGCTGTCTGCCTCTGAAACCACGCGGGTTTTGTTGTTTTTGCGCACCAGCCGGTCGTCGCAGGCGCCGGCCTCGGTGATTTGTCCGAAAACCAGCGCGAGATAGGTCTTTTGGGTCTGATGCTCCCGGATGGCCCCACTCAGTATTTTTTGTGTGCCGTAATCCTTTGGAATCAGGATGACGCCGGAAGTGCCGCGGTCGAGGCGGTTCGCCGGTGCGGCGTGAAACGTGCCAGTGCTGTACCGGGCCGCCAGATCTGCGACAGACGGGGCGCCGGTTCGGTCCGGCTGGGTCAAAAGGCCGGCCGGTTTATTGATCCCCAGAAGATGGGCATCTTCGTAAAGGGGCGGTGCAGCCAGATCCGCCAGCGCTTTGGGAAGCGGCGGGGTTTTCGAAAGCTTTTGTTCAGTCTCTCCTCTGAATTTATGAAACGTCTCTTCTGAAAAATAGAAGGTGAGCACATCGCCCTGAACCACTGTATCTTTGGGCTCAGCCCGGCGGCCGTTGCGTTTGATGCGTTTTTTGCGCAGCATTTTCATGAGCAGTCCCTTGCCGGCGCCGGGCATGAATTTCGTAAGAAAGCGGTCCAAGCGCTGACCGTCAGCACTTTGGGGAATGCGGTAGTCAATCATGTTTAAATCCTTTGACTGCAGCCAAGCACCTGGCGCATTTTGTGAACGACCATGGAACGCACGGCCTTCCGGCCCGGTCCCAGGTATTCGTGGGGATCGTAAGCTTCAGGATGTTCCACAAAGAACTGGCGGATACAGGCGGTCATGACCAAGTTTAAATCTGTTTCAATATTGATTTTGCAAATGCCCATGCGGGCTGCATCCCGAAGCAGATCTTCCGGCACGCCCTGAGCGCGTTCGATGGCGGCGCCGTACTGGTTGTTCAAATCGACAAATTCTTTTGGCACCGATGAAGCGCCGTGAAGCACCAGGGGCAGATGGTTGAGACATTCGGTCAGGTCTTTTAAGCGGTCAAAGGCCAGTGTGGGTTCAGTTTTAAATTTGTAAGGGCCGTAGCACGTGCCGATGGCAACGGCGAGAGAATCGACGCCGGTCTGCATTACAAAGTCTGCAGCCTGTTCGGGATTAGTCAGGGCGAGGGGAATATCGGAATCCGTATCGCCGTGAATATCGCCGAGTCCGCCTTCAAC
This genomic window contains:
- a CDS encoding Holliday junction resolvase RecU, with the translated sequence MGYWHTRGLRGSVLEDLINQSNRYYLEHGLAVMQKIPTAITPVKLDQQKGVIKLAYFDAKSTVDYVGNVQGIPVCFDAKETHLKNLPLYNIHEHQVAFMEAFQKQDGLAFLIVYFKQTDQYFLLPFEVLMHYWNGAKKGGRKSIPYAAFESQYLIRAHGGIQLHYLETLNRYLTNLNKGGQ
- a CDS encoding S-ribosylhomocysteine lyase, which produces MAELKKIPSFTVNHLKLKRGIYVSRKDQVGDQIVTTFDIRMKAPNREPVLNTAECHTIEHLGATYLRNDPKISNQIIYFGPMGCRTGYYLVMKGDLDSKDVVPLVRDLYAFMADYEGDVPGAAAKDCGNYLDQNLNMAKYESKKFLTEVLDHIDESRLIYPQ
- the thyX gene encoding FAD-dependent thymidylate synthase; protein product: METKLNVILLAHTPDPEKVVASAAKLCYSSADIEDLTEKQTPEKVKAFLDRLSNYGHMSPVEHISFTFGIEGVSRSLTHQLVRHRLASYSQKSQRYVAEGQFHYVVPPAIAEIPEAKALFLKTMADDQKAYDTLVDQLTAHHLKTLTAQGKSEKEARTAAQKKAYEDARYVLPNACETKIIVTMNARELLHFFNLRCCNRAQWEIRECATQMLKLVKPVAPTLFADAGPSCLTGPCPEGQMYCGDIKGVREKFKNLSK
- a CDS encoding aspartate kinase gives rise to the protein MKDLIVQKYGGTSVGSVDRIKHVAKRIVDRADEGKKMVVVVSAMGKQTDHLVEMAKAINSNPPSRELDVLMATGEQESIALLAMAIQALGHTVISLTGAQCGIKTSEVHRKARIEGIDTSRLEREIESHQVVIVAGFQGIDDRDEVTTLGRGGSDTSAVALAAALKAESCEIYTDVDGVYDADPRIVPDAKKIDEISYKEVLEMASLGAGVLHTRSVELAEKYKLPLVVRSSFNDNPGTLIKEEVNRMEKVLIRGIALDEDIAKISILEVPDKPGIAFRLFSFLAAQNIHVDMIVQNVNRTAVNDISFTVNVDELQKAVEVSQKFAFDVGAQKVEFDQGVAKLSIVGTGIVANAEIASQFFEALYELGINILTISTSEIKISCLIDKDRAKEAMVHIHKKFEM
- a CDS encoding class II fructose-bisphosphate aldolase; this encodes MPLVTSEKMFRDALDGHYAIGAFNANNMEIIQGIVAAAEREHCPVILQVSEKSRIYTNPVYVIKLVEAAVETSNIDICLHLDDGPDFETCAACIDSGFTSVMIDGSRLPFDENVKLTKKVVDYAHDHGVVVEGGLGDIHGDTDSDIPLALTNPEQAADFVMQTGVDSLAVAIGTCYGPYKFKTEPTLAFDRLKDLTECLNHLPLVLHGASSVPKEFVDLNNQYGAAIERAQGVPEDLLRDAARMGICKINIETDLNLVMTACIRQFFVEHPEAYDPHEYLGPGRKAVRSMVVHKMRQVLGCSQRI
- a CDS encoding RluA family pseudouridine synthase, giving the protein MIDYRIPQSADGQRLDRFLTKFMPGAGKGLLMKMLRKKRIKRNGRRAEPKDTVVQGDVLTFYFSEETFHKFRGETEQKLSKTPPLPKALADLAAPPLYEDAHLLGINKPAGLLTQPDRTGAPSVADLAARYSTGTFHAAPANRLDRGTSGVILIPKDYGTQKILSGAIREHQTQKTYLALVFGQITEAGACDDRLVRKNNKTRVVSEADSSESKRALLRYTPIKSNGHYTLLKIRLYTGKTHQIRVQLAHLGHPIVGDVKYGSAEANRRLKRQYGLSHPLLHAMRYSLDSKALHFDIEAPVTDPAFNQILDALQWDVKLCGKRGE
- a CDS encoding M48 family metallopeptidase; the encoded protein is MKPYQTKFPYRIVPEHEKKYQFTTGELHKYRGHYYPLVIKPVSGASEEKAEIAQGHLVIYSAKPHHPAANAAILDEWYYHQAKALFAGMVAKAMLNARPYIHTEVPRLKIKRMIDQWGACNPRTGLLILNLELIKVPDACTAFVAQHEVLHLKYPSHNTAFFTAMKTLMPDWVEREKILKEFYPV